TTGTAGAAGAAATGTTCCTTATTGGTGATGTTACAGGGAAAAATGTAATTCTTATTGATGATATGATTGATACTGCAGGGACGCTTTGTAAAGCAGCAGATATCCTGATTGAAAAAGGAGCGAAAACAGTAAGAGCTATGGCAACTCACGGAGTGCTTTCAGGAAAGGCTTACGAGAATATTGAGAACTCAAAACTTCTGGAAGTTATTGTAACTGACTCAATTCCTGTTAAAAATAATTTGTCATCTAAAATAAAAGTGCTATCTTGCGCCCCGTTATTTGCAGATGTTATGACCATGGTTCATGAGCATAAATCAATTAGCAGTAAGTTTGTTATTTAATTGATTTTAAGCGGATTGCAAATTAAATAAGAATAATTTTTTAAATTTATTATAAATGAAATCTATTACAATTCAAGGTACAAAAAGAGAAAACGTGGGCAAAAAGTCTACAAAAGCTTTACGTGATGCTGAATTAGTTCCTTGTGTTGTTTATGGAGGTGAAGCACCTTTAAACTTCTCTGCTGAAGAGAAAGCTTTTAAAGGATTAGTATACACTCCTGAAGCACACACGGTATCTATTGAGGTTGACGGAAAAACAATTCCAGCTGTTCTTCAGGACATTCAGTTTCACCCAATCACTGACAAAATTCTTCACGTAGACTTCTATCAACTATCTGACGATAAGCCAGTAGTTATGGAGGTTCCTGTAAGAATTACTGGACGTTCAAAAGGTGTTGTAGCTGGTGGTGTGTTACGTCAGTCTTTCAGAAAACTAAAAGTAAGAGCTGTTCCTGCTAACTTGCCAGACGAGATCGTTGTAGATGTTACTCCATTAAGAATTGGTAACAAACTTTACATCGGAGGTATCAAAACAGAAGGATATTCTTTCATGCACCCGGACAATGCAGTAGTAGTTGCTGTTAAGATGTCTAGAAATGCAATGAAAGGAGGTGCAGCAGCAATGGATGATGAAGATGAAGAAGAAGTTGTAACTGAAGAAGGAGCAGCTCCGGCAGAAGAAACTGCAGCAGAATAAGAATTGCTTATTTAAACAATATAAGACCCGTCATTTTTTTTGACGGGTTTTTTTGTGCCGTGTAAAGATAAGAGGATTTGCAAATGAACTTACTTCATCGTTTTATCGGCTTTTTTCACTATATATCATCGAATATTTCTATCAACTGACAACTATCAGCCCTCAGCTCCATGCTTCCTTTCGGAAAAAAAGCCGTAAATTTGAAGTGTTCTAAATAAGAACGTCTTAATTTAAAAAATAAATAAATGTTTGACATTCAGGAAATAAGAAGCCAGTTTTCTATATTGGACAGAGAAGTGAATGGTAAACCATTGGTTTACCTGGATAATGCAGCTACATCTCAAAAGCCAAATTCGGTTTTGGAAGTCTGTCACGCATATTATACAGAACTTAATGCTAACGTTCACAGAGGAATTCATACCCTAAGCCAGCTGGCAACGGAAGAAATGGAGCTTTCAAGAAGAAAGATTCAGAAATTCATTAATGCTGAACATGACTTTGAAGTGATTTTTACAAAAGGAACAACAGAAGGGTTGAATCTTATCGCTTATATTTTAACACAGAAACTGCAGAAAGATGATGAGATCATTATTTCATATCTGGAGCATCATTCTAATATTGTTCCATGGCAGATGCTTTGCGAAAGAACAGGGGCAAAACTTCGAGTGATTCCAATCGATGAAAACGGAATTCTTCAGATGGATCATTTTGATCAGTTTTTAAGCGAAAAGACAAAGGTTGTTTCTGTAAACCAGGTTTCCAATGCTTTGGGAATTGTGAATCCTATTGAAGAAATTATTGCAAAAACAAGAAAGAATACAGATGCTTATATTGTGATTGACGGGGCTCAGTCTGCTCCACATTTCAATATAGATGTACAGAAGCTGGATTGCGATTTCTTTGTATTCTCAGGTCATAAAATGTATGCTCCGATGGGAACAGGTATTTTATACGGGAAACGCGAAATCCTGGAAGCTTTGCCGCCATTCCATGGGGGAGGAGAGATGATCGCTACATGTTCTTTTGAAGGAACTACTTATGCAGGTCTTCCATTTAAATATGAAGCGGGAACACCCAATGTAGGTGGAAATATTGCTTTAGGAGCTGCTGTTGATTTTATGAACAGAATAGGGCGTAACAATATTCAGAATCATGAAAATGCTTTATTGGAATATGCCCAAA
The window above is part of the Chryseobacterium sp. MA9 genome. Proteins encoded here:
- a CDS encoding 50S ribosomal protein L25/general stress protein Ctc, with translation MKSITIQGTKRENVGKKSTKALRDAELVPCVVYGGEAPLNFSAEEKAFKGLVYTPEAHTVSIEVDGKTIPAVLQDIQFHPITDKILHVDFYQLSDDKPVVMEVPVRITGRSKGVVAGGVLRQSFRKLKVRAVPANLPDEIVVDVTPLRIGNKLYIGGIKTEGYSFMHPDNAVVVAVKMSRNAMKGGAAAMDDEDEEEVVTEEGAAPAEETAAE
- a CDS encoding aminotransferase class V-fold PLP-dependent enzyme, which codes for MFDIQEIRSQFSILDREVNGKPLVYLDNAATSQKPNSVLEVCHAYYTELNANVHRGIHTLSQLATEEMELSRRKIQKFINAEHDFEVIFTKGTTEGLNLIAYILTQKLQKDDEIIISYLEHHSNIVPWQMLCERTGAKLRVIPIDENGILQMDHFDQFLSEKTKVVSVNQVSNALGIVNPIEEIIAKTRKNTDAYIVIDGAQSAPHFNIDVQKLDCDFFVFSGHKMYAPMGTGILYGKREILEALPPFHGGGEMIATCSFEGTTYAGLPFKYEAGTPNVGGNIALGAAVDFMNRIGRNNIQNHENALLEYAQRQLLEIEGIKIYGEKANRTGVVSFNLEGVGIASDVGMILDKMGIAVRTGHHCTQPIMNFFNIAGTVRASFAVYNTFEEIDILVEGVKKAQRMLN